The Corynebacterium jeddahense genome has a window encoding:
- a CDS encoding DNA-directed RNA polymerase subunit beta, producing the protein MLEGPNLAVSDQTMNMADIPGAPERYSFAKINEPITVPGLLDVQLESFAWLVGTPEWREREQANRGADARVTSGLEDILEEISPIEDYSGNMSLTLSEPRFEDVKYTIDECKDKDINYSAPLYVTAEFINNDTQEIKSQTVFIGDFPLMTDKGTFIVNGTERVVVSQLVRSPGVYFDETIDKSTERPLHSVKVIPSRGAWLEFDVDKRDTVGVRIDRKRRQPVTVLLKALGWTTEQITERFGFSEIMMSTLESDGVSNTDEALLEIYRKQRPGEQPTRDLAQSLLENSFFKAKRYDLARVGRYKVNRKLGLGGDHDGLMTLTEEDIATTLEYLVRLHAGETEMTSPNGEVVPINTDDIDHFGNRRLRTVGELIQNQVRVGLSRMERVVRERMTTQDAESITPTSLINVRPVSAAIREFFGTSQLSQFMDQNNSLSGLTHKRRLSALGPGGLSRERAGIEVRDVHPSHYGRMCPIETPEGPNIGLIGALASYARVNPFGFIETPYQKVNDGKLTDQIDYLTADEEDRYAIAQAATPMDKDGNLTGERIEVRLKDGDIGVVGPKGVDYLDISPRQMVSVATAMIPFLEHDDANRALMGANMQKQAVPLLRSEAAYVATGMEQRAAYDAGDVVISKKAGVIENVTGDFITVMDDEGGRDTYMLRTFERTNQGTCYNQTPIVSAGQRVEAGEVIADGPGTKNGEMALGRNLLVAFMPWEGHNYEDAIILNQRVVEEDILTSVHIEEHEIDARDTKLGAEEITREIPNVSEEVLKDLDERGIIRIGADVRDGDILVGKVTPKGETELTPEERLLRAIFGEKAREVRDTSLKVPHGEQGKVIAVRRFSREDDDDLSPGVNEMIRVYVAQKRKIQDGDKMAGRHGNKGVVGKILPQEDMPFMEDGTPVDIILNTHGVPRRMNIGQVLEIHLGWLAKAGWTVDPDDPKNAKLLETLPEHLYDVPANSLTATPVFDGATNDEIAGLLANSKPNRDGDVMVDEFGKTRLFDGRSGEPYKYPVSVGYMYMLKLHHLVDEKIHARSTGPYSMITQQPLGGKAQFGGQRFGEMEVWAMQAYGAAYTLQELLTIKSDDVVGRVKVYEAIVKGDNIPDPGIPESFKVLLKELQSLCLNVEVLSTDGTPMELDGDDDEFDQAGSSLGINLSRDEGAAADTA; encoded by the coding sequence GTGCTGGAAGGACCCAACTTGGCAGTCTCAGACCAGACCATGAATATGGCTGATATCCCCGGGGCTCCCGAACGATACTCGTTCGCGAAGATTAATGAGCCGATCACTGTCCCGGGCCTGTTAGATGTGCAGCTCGAATCCTTCGCGTGGCTCGTCGGTACGCCTGAGTGGCGCGAGCGCGAGCAGGCGAACCGCGGGGCGGACGCCCGCGTGACAAGCGGCCTGGAGGACATCCTCGAGGAGATTTCCCCGATCGAGGACTACTCCGGCAACATGAGCCTGACCTTGTCCGAGCCGCGCTTCGAAGACGTGAAGTACACGATCGACGAGTGCAAGGACAAGGACATCAACTACTCCGCGCCGCTGTACGTCACCGCGGAGTTCATTAACAACGATACGCAGGAGATCAAGTCCCAGACCGTCTTCATCGGCGACTTCCCGCTGATGACGGACAAGGGCACCTTCATCGTCAACGGCACCGAACGCGTCGTCGTCTCCCAGCTCGTGCGCTCCCCGGGCGTGTATTTCGACGAGACCATCGACAAGTCCACGGAGCGCCCGCTGCACTCCGTGAAGGTCATCCCGTCGCGCGGTGCGTGGCTCGAGTTCGATGTGGACAAGCGCGACACCGTCGGCGTGCGCATCGACCGCAAGCGCCGCCAGCCGGTCACCGTGCTGCTCAAGGCGCTCGGCTGGACCACCGAGCAGATCACGGAGCGCTTCGGCTTCTCCGAGATCATGATGTCCACCCTCGAGTCCGACGGCGTGTCCAACACCGACGAGGCGCTGCTGGAGATCTACCGCAAGCAGCGCCCGGGCGAGCAGCCGACGCGCGACCTCGCGCAGTCCCTGCTCGAGAACTCCTTCTTCAAGGCGAAGCGCTACGACCTCGCCCGCGTGGGCCGCTACAAGGTCAACCGCAAGCTTGGCCTCGGCGGCGACCACGACGGGCTGATGACGCTCACCGAAGAGGACATCGCCACCACCCTCGAGTACCTCGTGCGCCTGCACGCCGGCGAGACGGAGATGACGTCGCCGAACGGCGAGGTCGTCCCGATCAACACCGACGACATCGACCACTTCGGCAACCGCCGCCTGCGAACCGTGGGCGAGCTCATCCAGAACCAGGTTCGCGTCGGCCTCTCCCGCATGGAGCGCGTCGTGCGCGAGCGCATGACCACCCAGGACGCGGAGTCCATCACCCCGACGTCGCTGATCAACGTGCGCCCGGTCTCCGCGGCGATCCGCGAGTTCTTCGGCACCTCGCAGCTGTCGCAGTTCATGGACCAGAACAACTCGCTGTCTGGCCTCACCCACAAGCGCCGCCTCTCCGCGCTCGGCCCGGGTGGCCTGTCGCGCGAGCGCGCCGGCATCGAGGTGCGCGACGTGCACCCGTCCCACTACGGCCGCATGTGCCCGATCGAGACCCCTGAGGGCCCGAACATCGGCCTCATCGGCGCGCTCGCGTCCTACGCGCGCGTGAACCCGTTCGGCTTCATCGAGACGCCGTACCAGAAGGTCAACGACGGCAAGCTCACCGACCAGATCGACTACCTCACCGCCGACGAGGAGGACCGCTACGCCATCGCGCAGGCGGCCACCCCGATGGATAAGGACGGCAACCTCACCGGCGAGCGCATCGAGGTCCGCCTCAAGGACGGCGACATCGGCGTCGTCGGCCCGAAGGGCGTCGATTACCTCGACATCTCCCCGCGCCAGATGGTCTCCGTGGCCACGGCGATGATTCCGTTCCTCGAGCACGACGACGCGAACCGCGCGCTCATGGGTGCGAACATGCAGAAGCAGGCCGTGCCGCTGCTGCGCTCCGAGGCGGCCTACGTGGCCACCGGCATGGAGCAGCGCGCCGCGTACGACGCGGGCGACGTGGTCATCTCGAAGAAGGCCGGCGTGATTGAGAACGTCACCGGCGACTTCATCACCGTCATGGACGACGAGGGCGGCCGCGACACCTACATGCTGCGCACCTTCGAGCGCACGAACCAGGGCACCTGCTACAACCAGACCCCGATCGTGTCCGCGGGGCAGCGCGTCGAGGCCGGCGAGGTCATCGCAGACGGCCCGGGCACGAAGAACGGCGAGATGGCCCTCGGCCGCAACCTGCTCGTCGCCTTCATGCCGTGGGAAGGCCACAACTACGAGGACGCCATCATCCTCAACCAGCGCGTGGTGGAGGAGGACATCCTCACCTCCGTGCACATCGAGGAGCACGAGATCGACGCCCGCGATACGAAGCTCGGCGCCGAGGAGATCACCCGCGAGATCCCAAACGTCTCCGAGGAGGTGCTCAAGGACCTCGACGAGCGCGGCATCATCCGCATCGGCGCGGACGTGCGCGACGGCGACATCCTCGTGGGCAAGGTCACCCCGAAGGGCGAGACCGAGCTCACCCCGGAGGAGCGCCTGCTGCGCGCCATCTTCGGCGAGAAGGCTCGCGAGGTGCGCGACACCTCCCTCAAGGTGCCGCACGGCGAGCAGGGCAAGGTCATTGCCGTGCGCCGCTTCTCTCGTGAGGACGACGACGATCTGTCGCCGGGCGTGAACGAGATGATCCGCGTCTACGTGGCGCAGAAGCGCAAGATCCAGGACGGCGACAAGATGGCCGGGCGCCACGGCAACAAGGGCGTTGTGGGCAAGATCCTGCCGCAGGAGGACATGCCGTTCATGGAGGACGGCACCCCGGTGGACATCATCCTGAACACCCACGGCGTGCCGCGCCGTATGAACATCGGCCAGGTGCTGGAGATCCACCTCGGCTGGCTGGCCAAGGCCGGCTGGACCGTGGACCCGGACGACCCGAAGAACGCGAAGCTGCTGGAGACGCTGCCGGAGCACCTCTACGACGTGCCGGCCAACTCGCTTACCGCGACCCCGGTGTTCGACGGCGCGACCAACGACGAGATCGCGGGCCTGCTCGCGAACTCGAAGCCGAACCGCGACGGCGACGTCATGGTCGACGAGTTTGGCAAGACCCGCCTCTTCGACGGCCGCTCCGGCGAGCCGTACAAGTACCCGGTTTCGGTCGGCTACATGTACATGCTCAAGCTGCACCACCTCGTGGACGAGAAGATCCACGCCCGCTCCACCGGCCCGTACTCGATGATTACGCAGCAGCCACTCGGCGGTAAGGCCCAGTTCGGTGGCCAGCGCTTCGGCGAGATGGAGGTGTGGGCGATGCAGGCGTACGGCGCCGCCTACACCCTGCAGGAGCTGCTCACCATCAAGTCGGACGACGTCGTGGGCCGCGTGAAGGTCTACGAGGCGATTGTCAAGGGCGACAACATCCCGGATCCGGGCATTCCGGAGTCCTTCAAGGTGCTGCTCAAGGAGCTGCAGTCGCTGTGCCTCAACGTGGAGGTTCTCTCCACCGACGGCACCCCGATGGAGCTCGACGGCGACGACGACGAGTTCGATCAGGCCGGCTCCTCGCTTGGCATCAACCTGTCCCGCGACGAGGGTGCTGCTGCCGATACGGCGTAG
- a CDS encoding ISL3 family transposase yields the protein MQPSSNIVADTICRTAELGLAITNAAHNDTLTVIDCEALDPINSCPSCGQPGVLRDHVCRELVDLPVVGFPTRLRVRLPRFRCVNRLCSQKIFRAGLACADDRSKVTHRVVRWILQRLAIDRMSIAATAKALGISWQLTCDLALSMARELVADPDHLAGVRIIGVDEHKWAHDRRAAGGGFVTVIVDMTRHHTGQPARLLDVIPGRSANVLTCWINQQPKAFRDEVEVVTMDGFQGYATAADEALPHATRVMDPFHVVRLAGDKVTACRQRLQRETYGRRGRTNDPLYKNRRTMLTRTGLLNGEQQHRLDVLFNYDDDYAVLQETWLVYQEIIDCYEDPNKRRAKTKMRRLINRLRGLRQAGLQELTQLGRSLHKRRTDILAFFDIGASNGPVEAINGRLEHLRGIALGFRNINHYILRCLIHSGGLQPKINAL from the coding sequence ATGCAGCCTAGTTCCAACATTGTCGCCGATACCATTTGCCGCACCGCGGAGCTTGGGTTGGCGATTACGAATGCCGCCCACAACGACACGCTCACCGTCATCGACTGTGAAGCGCTCGACCCGATCAACTCCTGCCCATCGTGTGGACAGCCAGGTGTGCTGCGTGACCACGTCTGCCGGGAGTTGGTGGATCTTCCTGTTGTCGGGTTTCCCACCCGGTTACGGGTGCGTCTGCCGCGCTTTCGGTGTGTGAACCGCCTCTGTTCGCAGAAGATCTTCCGGGCTGGCCTGGCATGTGCTGACGATCGCTCGAAGGTCACGCATCGGGTGGTGCGCTGGATCTTGCAGCGTTTAGCGATTGACCGGATGAGTATCGCCGCCACCGCCAAAGCACTCGGGATCAGCTGGCAGCTGACATGCGATCTCGCATTGTCCATGGCCAGGGAACTCGTCGCCGACCCCGACCACTTGGCCGGGGTGCGCATTATCGGGGTTGATGAGCACAAATGGGCCCACGATCGACGTGCGGCCGGCGGCGGGTTCGTCACCGTGATCGTGGATATGACCCGCCACCACACAGGCCAACCAGCGAGGTTGCTCGATGTCATTCCGGGAAGAAGCGCGAACGTGCTCACATGCTGGATCAACCAACAGCCGAAAGCATTTCGCGACGAGGTGGAAGTGGTCACCATGGATGGGTTCCAGGGCTACGCCACCGCAGCTGACGAGGCGCTTCCTCACGCAACCCGGGTGATGGACCCGTTTCACGTGGTGCGTCTTGCCGGCGACAAAGTCACCGCGTGCCGTCAGAGGCTGCAGCGTGAAACCTACGGCAGGCGCGGCAGGACCAACGACCCGTTATATAAAAACCGTCGCACCATGCTCACCCGCACCGGTCTGCTTAATGGCGAGCAGCAGCACCGCTTGGATGTGTTGTTCAACTACGACGATGACTACGCGGTGCTGCAAGAGACATGGCTGGTGTACCAGGAGATCATCGACTGCTACGAAGACCCCAACAAGCGCCGTGCGAAAACGAAGATGCGCAGGCTGATCAACCGGCTCCGCGGGCTTCGTCAGGCCGGGCTTCAAGAGCTGACCCAACTCGGGCGAAGCCTGCACAAACGCCGCACCGACATCCTCGCGTTCTTCGATATCGGCGCCTCCAACGGGCCGGTCGAAGCCATCAACGGCCGTCTCGAACACCTCCGCGGCATCGCGCTAGGGTTCCGCAACATCAACCACTACATCTTGCGTTGCCTGATTCACTCCGGCGGCCTCCAACCCAAGATCAACGCACTCTAA
- the cas2e gene encoding type I-E CRISPR-associated endoribonuclease Cas2e, with translation MTKWLTELTPGTFVGTPSARVRDLLWDRTVELVKDGRALLVYSSNNEQGMEFRTHRHDWAPTDFDGLTLMVRPESPKSQARRTGWSRARQQRRRRY, from the coding sequence CTGACGAAATGGCTTACGGAACTTACACCGGGCACCTTCGTTGGCACGCCCTCTGCGCGTGTTCGGGATTTGCTTTGGGACAGGACCGTGGAACTGGTGAAGGACGGCCGGGCTCTGCTGGTGTATTCGTCGAACAACGAGCAGGGGATGGAGTTCCGGACGCACCGCCACGACTGGGCGCCAACGGACTTCGACGGTCTCACGCTTATGGTGAGACCCGAGTCGCCGAAATCACAAGCTCGCCGAACAGGCTGGAGCAGAGCACGCCAGCAACGGCGTCGTCGATACTAG
- a CDS encoding ATP-binding protein, which yields MSYLVRTIDAELDEMMPFLAAVALDGPKGVGKTETAGRRVAHTYSLDDPDQRKIVAADFGLQSIPEGGVLFDEWQHLPQVWDSVRRQVDAGAPPGRFLLTGSATPVDAAGTHSGAGRILSLRMRPMGLHERGVVQPTVSFSELLYGSEGGPDTGYAGPQAKIGGTSDFSIVDYAQAIASSGFPGIASLPARLQQVQLDSYLLRIIDRDLPDRDIEVRRPETLRRWLAAYAAASSTTATYSSILDATTGGDGYQPSKDTTLRYRDHLQQLWLLDPVPGWTSFHNPLKRVSQAPKHQLADPALALRLLNFTANDLLNGRGVHMFGPLLESLAALGVRILAQAAQARTFHLRTHGGDHEVDLIVEGQGGALLAIEVKLAAGIDDRDVRHLHWLKEQMRGDVSDLVILTTGSQAYRRADGVAVVPLALLGA from the coding sequence GTGTCGTACTTAGTGAGGACTATCGATGCAGAGCTCGACGAGATGATGCCATTCCTGGCGGCGGTGGCGTTGGACGGGCCCAAGGGCGTAGGGAAAACAGAGACGGCGGGGCGGCGCGTCGCCCATACGTACAGCCTGGATGACCCAGATCAGCGGAAGATCGTCGCAGCTGATTTCGGCTTGCAGTCCATCCCCGAGGGCGGCGTGCTTTTCGACGAATGGCAGCATCTTCCCCAGGTCTGGGACTCGGTGCGCCGCCAGGTTGACGCGGGGGCACCGCCCGGGCGCTTTCTTCTCACAGGCTCCGCGACACCAGTCGATGCTGCCGGGACACACTCGGGAGCGGGCCGGATCCTGTCGCTGCGCATGCGCCCGATGGGGCTGCACGAGCGCGGCGTGGTGCAACCAACCGTGAGTTTTAGCGAACTCCTCTACGGCAGTGAAGGCGGACCAGACACCGGTTACGCTGGACCGCAGGCGAAAATCGGCGGCACCAGCGATTTTTCAATCGTCGACTACGCGCAGGCGATCGCGTCGAGCGGATTCCCCGGGATCGCATCTTTACCGGCCAGGTTGCAACAGGTCCAGTTGGACTCCTATCTACTGAGAATCATTGACCGGGACCTGCCGGACCGAGACATCGAGGTGCGCCGGCCCGAAACCCTGCGGCGCTGGCTTGCTGCGTACGCCGCGGCCTCCTCTACGACTGCGACCTACAGCAGCATTTTGGACGCCACCACAGGGGGTGATGGTTACCAGCCGTCGAAAGACACCACATTGCGTTATAGGGACCACCTGCAGCAACTCTGGCTGTTGGATCCGGTTCCAGGCTGGACATCATTCCACAACCCGCTCAAGCGTGTGAGCCAAGCTCCGAAACATCAACTCGCGGATCCCGCGCTCGCACTTCGTTTGCTGAATTTCACCGCCAATGACCTGCTGAATGGCCGTGGGGTGCATATGTTCGGCCCGCTGCTCGAGTCGCTTGCAGCGCTTGGTGTGAGGATCCTGGCGCAAGCCGCGCAAGCGCGAACGTTCCACCTGCGCACCCACGGTGGTGATCATGAGGTGGATCTCATAGTCGAAGGGCAGGGCGGCGCGTTGCTGGCTATCGAAGTCAAGCTCGCTGCGGGTATCGACGACCGGGATGTCCGCCACCTTCACTGGCTCAAGGAGCAGATGCGTGGCGACGTCTCCGACCTCGTCATCCTCACCACCGGCTCACAGGCTTACCGCCGAGCCGACGGCGTCGCCGTCGTGCCCTTGGCCCTGCTGGGCGCCTAG
- a CDS encoding DNA-directed RNA polymerase subunit beta': MFDVNLFDELRIGLATADDIRRWSHGEVKKPETINYRTLKPEKDGLFCERIFGPTRDWECACGKYKRVRYKGIICERCGVEVTKSKVRRERMGHIELAAPVTHIWYFKGVPSRLGYLLDLAPKDLERIIYFAANIITSVDEEARHNDMSTLEAEMLMEKKEVEDDTNSEIADRAQKLEEDLAELEASGATAAARKKVQNAADKEMQHIREAGEREVERLDEIWTTFQKLAPKQMIIDENLYEELVDRYEDYFTGGMGAEAIQTLIRNFDLDAEAEELRTIIAEGKGQKKVRALKRLRVVAAFQRSGNDPAGMILDAIPVIPPELRPMVQLDGGRFATSDLNDLYRRVINRNNRLKRMIDLGAPEIIVNNEKRMLQESVDALFDNGRRGRPVTGPGTRPLKSLSDLLKGKQGRFRQNLLGKRVDYSGRSVIIVGPQLKLHECGLPKRMALELFKPFVMKRLVDNDYAQNIKSAKRMVERQRPEVWDVLEEAISEHPVLLNRAPTLHRLGIQAFEPKLVEGKAIQLHPLACEAFNADFDGDQMAVHLPLSAEAQAEARILMLSSNNILSPASGKPLAMPRLDMVTGLYFLTMLKGPQEIGGEGAYQPADENGPERGVYSSYREAIMAYDRGVLGLQAPIKVRIDHLRPTPEIEQEQFPDGWTKGQAWMTETTLGRIMFNELLPFNFPYQEGAMVRKGGGSGKVLLGDIIQSMVEKYPMITVAQVLDKMKDAGFYWATRSGVTISMSDVLILPNKTEVLEQYEKEAEAIERKFWEKGALTEENRYDRLVELWQDATNKVGQAVEDLYPDDNPIPMIVKSGAAGNMRQIWTLAGMKGMVVNSRGEYITRPIKTSFREGLSVMEYFNNSHGSRKGLADTALRTADSGYLTRRLVDVAQDVIVREEDCGTHQGVKVPVAEEVGGKFVRHDLVETSVSGRVVAADAKDAEGNVVLEAGTELSEERIDDLVAAGVTEVKVRSVLTCQTPTGVCAKCYGKSMASGQLVDIGEAVGIVAAQSIGEPGTQLTMRTFHQGGVGGDITGGLPRVQELFEARVPKNRAPIASVAGTITLEDEGNFWTLTIHPDDGSDDVVYEKLSKRQGLAQVRRPMESNPDAFIERGLREGDHVSVGERLLRGAADPHDVLEVLGRRGVEKHLIDEVQAVYRTQGVSIHDKHIEIIIRQMLRRGTVIDSGSTEFLPGTLVDLSEARQVNAAAVADGGEPAEMRSEIMGITKASLATESWLSAASFQETTRVLTDAAINKRSDKLIGLKENVIIGKLIPAGTGISRYRNIQVKPTEAARSAAYAIPTFGDSIYGDEGYGEFTGASVPMDEFGFEEL, from the coding sequence GTGTTTGACGTAAACCTCTTCGACGAGCTTCGCATCGGCCTGGCCACCGCCGACGACATCCGCCGTTGGTCCCACGGCGAGGTGAAGAAGCCCGAGACCATCAACTACCGCACCCTGAAGCCGGAGAAGGACGGCCTCTTCTGCGAGCGCATCTTCGGCCCGACCCGCGACTGGGAGTGCGCCTGCGGCAAGTACAAGCGCGTGCGCTACAAGGGCATCATCTGCGAGCGCTGCGGCGTCGAGGTGACCAAGTCCAAGGTGCGCCGCGAGCGCATGGGCCACATCGAGCTCGCCGCCCCGGTCACCCACATCTGGTACTTCAAGGGCGTCCCGTCGCGCCTCGGCTACCTGCTTGACCTGGCGCCGAAGGACCTCGAGCGCATCATCTACTTCGCGGCGAACATCATCACCTCCGTCGACGAGGAGGCGCGCCACAACGACATGTCCACCCTCGAGGCGGAGATGCTCATGGAGAAAAAGGAGGTCGAGGACGACACCAACTCCGAGATCGCCGACCGCGCGCAGAAGCTCGAGGAGGACCTTGCCGAGCTCGAGGCTTCCGGCGCGACCGCGGCTGCCCGCAAGAAGGTGCAGAACGCGGCCGACAAGGAGATGCAGCACATCCGCGAGGCGGGCGAGCGCGAGGTGGAGCGCCTCGACGAGATCTGGACCACGTTCCAGAAGCTCGCGCCGAAGCAGATGATCATCGATGAGAACCTCTACGAGGAGCTCGTCGACCGTTACGAGGACTACTTCACCGGCGGCATGGGCGCCGAGGCGATCCAGACCCTCATCCGCAACTTCGACCTCGACGCCGAGGCAGAGGAGCTGCGCACCATCATCGCCGAGGGCAAGGGCCAGAAGAAGGTCCGCGCGCTCAAGCGCCTGCGCGTCGTCGCGGCGTTCCAGCGCTCCGGCAACGATCCGGCCGGCATGATTCTCGACGCGATCCCGGTGATCCCGCCGGAGCTGCGGCCGATGGTCCAGCTCGACGGCGGCCGCTTCGCCACCTCGGACCTTAACGATCTGTACCGCCGCGTGATCAACCGCAACAACCGCCTCAAGCGCATGATCGACCTCGGCGCGCCCGAGATCATCGTGAACAACGAGAAGCGCATGCTGCAGGAGTCCGTCGACGCGCTGTTCGACAACGGCCGCCGCGGCCGCCCCGTCACCGGCCCGGGCACCCGCCCGCTGAAGTCCCTGTCCGACCTGCTCAAGGGCAAGCAGGGCCGCTTCCGCCAGAACCTGCTGGGCAAGCGCGTGGACTACTCCGGCCGTTCCGTGATTATCGTCGGCCCGCAGCTCAAGCTGCACGAGTGCGGCCTGCCGAAGCGCATGGCGCTCGAGCTGTTCAAGCCGTTCGTGATGAAGCGCCTGGTGGACAACGACTATGCGCAGAACATCAAGTCCGCGAAGCGCATGGTCGAGCGCCAGCGCCCCGAGGTGTGGGACGTGCTCGAGGAGGCCATCTCCGAGCACCCGGTGCTGCTTAACCGCGCCCCGACGCTGCACCGCCTGGGCATCCAGGCCTTCGAGCCGAAGCTCGTCGAGGGCAAGGCCATCCAGCTGCACCCGCTCGCCTGCGAGGCGTTCAACGCCGACTTCGACGGCGACCAGATGGCTGTGCACCTGCCGCTGTCCGCTGAGGCGCAGGCCGAGGCCCGCATCCTCATGCTGTCCTCGAACAACATTCTGTCCCCGGCGTCCGGCAAGCCGCTGGCGATGCCGCGCCTGGACATGGTCACCGGCCTGTACTTCCTCACCATGCTTAAGGGCCCGCAGGAGATCGGCGGCGAGGGTGCGTACCAGCCTGCCGACGAGAACGGCCCGGAGCGCGGCGTGTACTCGTCGTACCGCGAGGCGATCATGGCCTACGACCGCGGCGTGCTAGGCCTGCAGGCACCGATCAAGGTCCGCATCGACCACCTGCGCCCGACCCCGGAGATCGAGCAAGAGCAGTTCCCCGACGGCTGGACCAAGGGCCAGGCGTGGATGACCGAGACGACCCTCGGCCGCATCATGTTCAACGAGCTGCTGCCGTTCAACTTCCCGTACCAGGAAGGCGCGATGGTGCGCAAGGGCGGCGGCTCCGGCAAGGTGCTGCTCGGCGACATCATCCAGTCGATGGTGGAGAAGTACCCGATGATCACCGTCGCCCAGGTACTGGACAAGATGAAGGACGCCGGCTTCTACTGGGCAACGCGTTCCGGCGTGACCATCTCCATGTCCGACGTGCTCATCCTCCCGAACAAGACCGAGGTTCTCGAGCAGTACGAGAAGGAAGCCGAGGCCATCGAGCGCAAGTTCTGGGAGAAGGGCGCGCTCACCGAGGAGAACCGCTACGACCGCCTCGTCGAGCTGTGGCAGGACGCCACGAACAAGGTCGGCCAGGCCGTGGAGGATCTCTACCCGGACGACAACCCGATCCCGATGATCGTGAAGTCGGGCGCCGCCGGTAACATGCGCCAGATCTGGACGCTGGCAGGCATGAAGGGCATGGTCGTGAACTCGCGCGGCGAGTACATCACCCGCCCGATCAAGACGTCCTTCCGCGAAGGCCTCTCCGTGATGGAGTACTTCAACAACTCGCACGGCTCCCGCAAGGGCCTAGCGGATACCGCGCTGCGTACCGCGGACTCCGGCTACCTCACCCGCCGTCTCGTGGACGTGGCGCAGGACGTCATCGTCCGTGAAGAGGACTGCGGCACCCACCAGGGCGTCAAGGTGCCGGTGGCCGAGGAGGTCGGCGGCAAGTTCGTGCGCCACGACCTCGTGGAGACCTCCGTGTCGGGCCGCGTCGTCGCGGCCGACGCGAAGGACGCCGAGGGCAACGTCGTCCTCGAGGCGGGCACCGAGCTGAGCGAGGAGCGTATCGACGACCTCGTGGCCGCCGGTGTCACCGAGGTCAAGGTCCGCTCCGTGCTCACCTGCCAGACGCCGACCGGTGTCTGCGCGAAGTGCTACGGCAAGTCCATGGCGTCGGGCCAGCTCGTCGACATCGGCGAGGCCGTCGGCATCGTGGCCGCCCAGTCCATCGGCGAGCCGGGCACGCAGCTGACCATGCGTACGTTCCACCAGGGCGGCGTCGGCGGCGACATCACCGGCGGCCTCCCGCGCGTGCAGGAGCTGTTCGAGGCCCGCGTGCCGAAGAACCGCGCCCCGATCGCGTCGGTGGCCGGCACGATCACGCTCGAGGACGAGGGCAACTTCTGGACGCTGACCATTCACCCGGACGACGGCTCCGACGACGTGGTCTACGAGAAGCTGTCGAAGCGCCAGGGTCTCGCTCAGGTGCGCCGCCCGATGGAGTCCAACCCGGACGCGTTCATCGAGCGCGGCCTGCGCGAGGGCGACCACGTGTCGGTGGGCGAGCGCCTGCTGCGCGGCGCGGCCGACCCGCACGACGTGCTCGAGGTCCTCGGCCGCCGTGGCGTGGAGAAGCACCTCATCGACGAGGTGCAGGCGGTCTACCGCACCCAGGGTGTGTCGATTCACGACAAGCACATCGAGATCATCATCCGCCAGATGCTGCGCCGCGGCACCGTCATCGACTCCGGCTCGACGGAGTTCCTGCCGGGTACGCTGGTCGACCTCTCCGAGGCGCGCCAGGTCAACGCGGCCGCGGTTGCCGACGGCGGCGAGCCGGCGGAGATGCGCTCGGAGATCATGGGCATCACCAAGGCCTCGCTGGCCACGGAGTCCTGGCTCTCCGCCGCCTCCTTCCAGGAGACGACGCGCGTGCTCACCGACGCCGCGATCAACAAGCGCTCCGACAAGCTCATCGGTCTGAAGGAGAACGTGATCATCGGCAAGCTCATCCCGGCCGGTACCGGCATCTCCCGCTACCGCAACATCCAGGTCAAGCCGACCGAGGCGGCGCGCTCCGCGGCGTACGCCATCCCGACGTTCGGCGATTCCATCTACGGCGACGAGGGGTACGGCGAGTTCACCGGCGCCTCCGTCCCGATGGACGAGTTCGGCTTCGAGGAGCTCTAA